The following proteins come from a genomic window of Musa acuminata AAA Group cultivar baxijiao chromosome BXJ1-7, Cavendish_Baxijiao_AAA, whole genome shotgun sequence:
- the LOC135679826 gene encoding protein BIG GRAIN 1-like, with the protein MMEGWERPPHRRSRSKNASFSSSLLDAIYRSIDDDVDNSKSGETRGGVPDRFFSHRKQVEPVSHSRNASRVPVVSELAVSGPGVTDYYRRSRCVVGTFAPTSSSSSSSSSITPRINATGLFSSSDGESNQSDRIPRPDSPATKKKAKPKCSNLRSGLRGLRKPRTASDAAVATSPRARLVRFIIALFSAAGSSRKPKIAVPSAAAAKDGARTEESTTTSTSASSCKGTCLSKASEASRRQAAGAEKGKRSVRFYPVNVIVDGDYSRPCGHKRLQDGAANAAARVKELLRPGGEEEEDDDGGSESSSDLFELENLTEVMGEGRVGGRCRDELPLYETTNLNKNRAIARGLIL; encoded by the coding sequence ATGATGGAGGGGTGGGAGAGACCTCCGCACCGTCGCAGCCGATCGAAGAACGCGTCGTTCTCCTCTTCTCTCCTTGACGCCATCTACCGCTCCATCGACGACGACGTGGATAACAGCAAAAGCGGAGAGACGAGGGGCGGAGTACCCGACCGCTTCTTTTCCCACAGGAAGCAAGTCGAACCGGTGTCGCACTCCCGAAACGCGAGTAGAGTACCCGTAGTGAGCGAGCTGGCGGTGAGCGGTCCCGGTGTCACCGACTACTACCGCCGCAGCCGTTGTGTCGTCGGCACATTCGCTCCGACTtccagctcctcctcctcctcctcgtccatcACCCCTAGAATCAACGCCACAGGATTGTTCTCATCGTCAGACGGTGAGTCCAACCAGTCGGACCGCATTCCTCGGCCCGATTCCCCTGCCACGAAGAAGAAAGCGAAGCCCAAGTGCAGCAACCTCCGTAGCGGGCTCCGGGGCCTGAGAAAGCCCCGGACGGCGTCGGACGCAGCTGTAGCGACGTCGCCGCGGGCGCGGCTGGTGAGATTTATAATCGCGCTCTTTTCCGCCGCCGGGAGCTCCAGGAAGCCCAAGATCGCCGTCCCCTCCGCCGCGGCGGCCAAAGATGGGGCCCGAACGGAGGAGTCGACGACGACATCCACCTCGGCTTCGAGCTGCAAGGGTACGTGCCTGAGCAAGGCGTCGGAAGCGTCACGGCGGCAGGCTGCGGGAGCGGAGAAGGGGAAGAGGTCGGTGCGGTTCTATCCGGTGAACGTCATCGTCGACGGGGACTACTCGCGGCCCTGCGGCCACAAGCGCCTCCAGGACGGTGCCGCCAATGCAGCGGCGAGGGTGAAGGAGCTGCTAAGGccgggaggggaggaggaggaggacgacgacgggGGGAGCGAGTCAAGCTCGGATCTGTTCGAGCTGGAGAATCTAACGGAGGTGATGGGGGAAGGGAGAGTGGGAGGAAGGTGCAGGGATGAGCTCCCCTTGTACGAGACCACCAACCTTAACAAAAATCGGGCCATAGCACGAGGTTTGATCCTTTAG